A portion of the Methyloceanibacter stevinii genome contains these proteins:
- a CDS encoding DUF4164 family protein — protein MMKLDPSDPLARFDAALDALEGNLARVLADDQGQVQSAEILELREQVKFLTDERDQLLADLEVERTRVRRLKAANQEVSDRLDAVVGALKDMAPAMQG, from the coding sequence ATGATGAAATTGGACCCAAGCGACCCCCTCGCGCGTTTTGATGCAGCGCTGGACGCGCTTGAGGGAAATCTGGCCCGCGTTCTTGCGGACGACCAGGGCCAGGTCCAGTCGGCGGAGATCCTGGAACTGCGCGAACAGGTCAAGTTTTTGACCGACGAGCGCGACCAGCTTCTGGCCGATCTGGAGGTCGAGCGCACCCGCGTGCGGCGCCTCAAGGCGGCGAACCAGGAAGTGTCCGACCGGCTCGACGCTGTCGTGGGCGCTTTGAAGGACATGGCCCCTGCGATGCAGGGGTAG